In Molothrus aeneus isolate 106 chromosome 3, BPBGC_Maene_1.0, whole genome shotgun sequence, a single genomic region encodes these proteins:
- the ANGEL2 gene encoding protein angel homolog 2, translating to MLPRHVQRLGRDWITHWNGSQILALNSPVSSCMRWAGHYPPWASFPLPISADFSANWRFPPFFGTWRQFQNSIWHLDNYTQSCCFHLPNPSMKSEGEEPLTKKRKLCGQDDTSTPEQQTDLSNQKEVSCLSVAQNEEKHGSKKGTIKRHWEYFCQQSKTMKIAKNKGSDQSSTGSEATFDFTVMSYNILSQNLLEDNSHLYRHCRQRLLFWTYRFPNILQEIKELDADVLCLQEVQEDHYRTEIKSSLESLGYHCEYKMRTGRKPDGCAICFKTSKFSLISSNPVEFFRRDIPLLDRDNVGLVLLLQPRFQCKANAAICIANTHLLYNPRRGDIKLTQLAMLLAEIASVAPQKDGSFCPIIICGDFNSVPGSPLYRFIKEGKLNYEGLAIGKVSGQEQFPRGQRILSIPIWPKKLGISQNCVYEIKQQQKEENAGEKLETAKPDNTEEIVIAPEKSSSKLRHHFKLSSVYSHYFPETGIPEVTTCHSRSAVTVDYIFYSAANNDTADQPGAEDSFCGGLKLLGRLALVTEKDLWTVNGLPNENNSSDHLPLLAEFRLIER from the exons ATGCTGCCCCGCCATgtgcagaggctgggcagagactGGATCACCCACTGGAATGGCTCCCAGATACTGGCCTTGAACAGCCCAGTTTCCAGCTGTATGAGATGGGCCGGACACTATCCTCCCTGGGCCTCCTTTCCACTCCCCATTTCAGCTGATTTTTCAGCAAACTGGAGATTCCCTCCATTTTTTGGAACTTGGAGACAATTTCAGAACTCCATTTGGCATCTTGATAACTACACCCAAAGTTGTTGCTTTCACCTCCCCAACCCCAGTATGAAATCTGAGGGAGAAGAACCATtgacaaagaagagaaaactctGTGGCCAGGATGATACTTCAACTCCTGAACAGCAAACAGACTTGTCTAATCAGAAGGAAGTGTCTTGTCTTTCTGTAGCGCAGAATGAGGAAAAACATGGCAGCAAGAAAG GAACCATCAAAAgacactgggaatatttctgtcaGCAGAGTAAAACAATGAAAATCGCTAAAAATAAAGGATCTGaccaaagcagcacaggaagtGAGGCAACATTTGATTTTACAGTCATGTCCTACAACATTCTCTCACAGAATTTGTTGGAAGACAACTCTCACCTGTACAGACACTGCAGGCAGCGATTGCTATTCTGGACATACAGATTTCCCAACATCCTACAAGAAATCAAAGAGCTGGATGCAGAT GTGCTCTGCTTACAGGAAGTCCAAGAAGACCACTACAGAACAGAGATCAAGTCAAGTTTGGAATCCCTGG GATATCACTGTGAGTATAAAATGAGGACAGGCAGAAAACCTGATGGCTGTGCCATTTGCTTCAAAACTTCCAAATTTAGCCTGATTTCCTCAAACCCAGTGGAATTTTTTCGCCGTGATATCCCACTCTTGGACAGGGACAACGTTGGACTGgtgttgctgctgcagcccagattTCAGTGTAAAGCCAATGCTGCCATCTGTATTGCCAATACACACCTACTGTACAACCCAAGGAGAGGAGACATCAAACTGACCCAGCTTGCAATGCTCCTGGCAGAGATTGCCAGTGTTGCCCCTCAGAAGGATGGCTCTTTCTGCCCAATTATCATCTGTGGGGACTTCAATTCTGTTCCTGGCTCTCCATTGTACAGATTTATAAAGGAAGGAAAGTTAAATTATGAAGGACTTGCTATAGGGAAG GTCTCTGGACAAGAACAGTTTCCAAGGGGACAAAGAATCTTATCTATTCCAATTTGGCCCAAAAAATTGGGTATTTCACAAAACTGTGTATATgaaataaaacagcagcaaaaggaagaaaatgcag gagaaaaattgGAAACGGCAAAACCAGACAACACTGAGGAGATTGTAATAGCACCTGAAAA GTCATCTTCAAAATTGCGGCACCACTTTAAATTGTCTTCAGTGTATTCTCATTACTTCCCTGAAACTGGGATTCCAGAAGTGACAACTTGTCATTCCCGAAGTGCTGTCACCGTGGATTATATTTTCTATTCTGCAGCAAATAATGATACTGCTGACCAGCCAG GAGCAGAGGATTCTTTTTGTGGAGGTCTGAAACTTCTTGGCAGGCTGGCACTTGTAACAGAGAAAGATCTTTGGACTGTTAATGGTCTTCCCAATGAAAATAACTCTTCTGACCACCTGCCACTGCTAGCAGAGTTCAGGCTTATTGAACGGTAA